A single window of Acidimicrobiales bacterium DNA harbors:
- a CDS encoding (Fe-S)-binding protein, with the protein MGDVTTRVALLVTCVVDVVEPEVGVAAVRLLRAAGCEVSFPARQTCCGQPAWNGGFTADAARVARTTLEALAADGADAVVVPAGSCATMVRHGWPEVFDLVGDAEAAATAREVASRTAELSEFLAGRSLPPLALPGRERVAYHHSCHLLRELRVHDQPEALLDRVDGCSRVEWPEDERCCGFGGLFSTKLPETSEAMADDKLDSLARTGASVVVSADSSCLVHLRARAEARGLPVRTRHLAEVLADALPGGGS; encoded by the coding sequence ATGGGCGACGTGACGACCCGGGTCGCCCTGCTGGTCACCTGCGTGGTGGACGTCGTCGAGCCCGAGGTCGGGGTGGCGGCCGTGCGGCTGCTGCGGGCGGCCGGCTGCGAGGTGTCGTTCCCGGCCCGCCAGACCTGCTGCGGCCAGCCGGCCTGGAACGGCGGCTTCACGGCCGACGCCGCCCGGGTGGCCAGGACCACGCTCGAGGCGCTGGCCGCCGACGGGGCCGACGCCGTCGTCGTGCCGGCCGGCTCGTGCGCCACCATGGTCCGGCACGGCTGGCCGGAGGTGTTCGACCTGGTCGGCGACGCCGAGGCGGCGGCGACGGCGCGCGAGGTGGCGTCGAGGACGGCGGAGCTGTCCGAGTTCCTGGCCGGCCGGTCGCTGCCGCCCCTCGCCCTGCCCGGGCGGGAGCGGGTCGCCTACCACCACTCGTGCCACCTGCTCCGCGAGCTGCGGGTGCACGACCAGCCCGAGGCCCTGCTCGACCGGGTCGACGGCTGCTCCCGCGTCGAGTGGCCGGAGGACGAGCGCTGCTGCGGCTTCGGCGGCCTGTTCAGCACGAAGCTGCCCGAGACGTCGGAGGCGATGGCCGACGACAAGCTCGACTCGCTGGCTCGCACGGGCGCGTCCGTCGTGGTCAGCGCCGACAGCTCGTGCCTCGTGCACCTGCGGGCCAGGGCCGAGGCGCGCGGCCTGCCCGTCCGCACCCGCCACCTGGCCGAGGTGCTGGCCGACGCCCTGCCCGGCGGCGGGTCGTGA
- a CDS encoding LutB/LldF family L-lactate oxidation iron-sulfur protein — MSGQHQLPGTTLRERTSRAVADPVLRQRTRRAVDRFGLGRLMALDAVEDADGLRRAARAVKAEVLADLPAVLERLADRLAANGVSVHWATDAADANAHIAAIAARRGRATVVKSKSMATEETGLNDALEAAGCRVVETDLGEWIVQLARETPSHLIAPALHHDRHSVADLFERTTGAAGVAAVPEELNAWARARLREEFLRADVGVTGVNFAVAETGSLVLVTNEGNGRMVTTLPPVHVAVLGMERVVATWDQLDLLLGLLGRSASGQWLTSYTTVLTGPRREGEVDGPEESHVVILDNGRSDILGGEYHEMLACIRCGACLNTCPVYRQVGGHSYGWVYSGPMGAVLTPLLARQYEEAAEVADASTLCGACMDACPVGIPLQDLLLGLRRDKAAGAPLARRAAWRAWSAAWSSPAGYRATTRGAAAGSRLLGPVAGRLPVARAWSHGRSLPTPARRRFRDRWAAGDV; from the coding sequence GTGAGCGGCCAGCACCAGCTGCCGGGGACGACCCTGCGGGAGCGCACCAGCCGGGCCGTGGCCGACCCCGTGCTCCGGCAGCGGACCCGCCGGGCCGTCGACCGCTTCGGCCTCGGCCGGCTGATGGCGCTCGACGCCGTGGAGGACGCTGACGGCCTGCGTCGGGCGGCCAGGGCGGTCAAGGCCGAGGTCCTCGCCGACCTGCCGGCCGTCCTCGAGCGCCTGGCCGACCGGCTGGCGGCCAACGGCGTGTCCGTGCACTGGGCGACCGACGCCGCCGACGCCAACGCCCACATCGCCGCCATCGCCGCCCGGCGGGGCCGGGCGACGGTCGTGAAGTCGAAGTCGATGGCGACCGAGGAGACGGGCCTCAACGACGCCCTGGAGGCGGCCGGCTGCCGCGTGGTGGAGACCGACCTCGGCGAGTGGATCGTGCAGCTGGCCAGGGAGACGCCGAGCCACCTCATCGCCCCGGCGCTCCACCACGACCGCCACTCGGTGGCCGACCTGTTCGAGCGGACGACGGGCGCCGCCGGCGTCGCCGCGGTGCCCGAGGAGCTCAACGCGTGGGCCAGGGCCCGGCTGCGGGAGGAGTTCCTGCGGGCCGACGTCGGCGTGACCGGGGTGAACTTCGCCGTCGCCGAGACCGGCTCGCTGGTGCTCGTGACCAACGAGGGCAACGGGCGGATGGTGACGACCCTGCCGCCCGTGCACGTCGCCGTGCTCGGCATGGAGCGGGTGGTGGCCACGTGGGACCAGCTCGACCTGCTGCTCGGCCTGCTCGGCCGGTCGGCGTCGGGCCAGTGGCTGACCAGCTACACGACCGTGCTGACCGGCCCCCGGCGCGAGGGCGAGGTCGACGGCCCGGAGGAGAGCCACGTGGTGATCCTCGACAACGGCCGGTCGGACATCCTCGGCGGCGAGTACCACGAGATGCTGGCCTGCATCCGCTGCGGCGCCTGCCTGAACACCTGCCCCGTGTACCGCCAGGTCGGCGGCCACAGCTACGGCTGGGTCTACTCGGGGCCGATGGGGGCGGTGCTCACCCCGCTCCTCGCCCGCCAGTACGAGGAGGCGGCCGAGGTGGCCGACGCCTCGACCCTGTGCGGCGCCTGCATGGACGCCTGCCCGGTCGGCATCCCGCTCCAGGACCTGCTGCTCGGGCTGCGGCGCGACAAGGCGGCCGGCGCCCCCCTGGCCCGGCGGGCGGCGTGGCGGGCGTGGTCGGCGGCCTGGTCGTCGCCCGCCGGCTACCGGGCCACCACCCGGGGCGCGGCGGCCGGGAGCCGCCTCCTCGGGCCGGTCGCCGGCCGCCTGCCGGTGGCCCGGGCGTGGTCGCACGGCCGCTCGCTCCCGACCCCCGCCCGCCGCCGCTTCCGTGACCGCTGGGCCGCCGGGGACGTGTGA
- a CDS encoding LUD domain-containing protein, translating into MTVAGPAETGDREAFLARLRGRLAGGVPANPVHPLPPPLTEVPPVVPRDLDRADLAGTFERAATAVAAVVHRVPDGGPPLDVLAEVVAAHGVRRAVTSAEPEAIAAGEALAGLRVEVAPYDRTTGAAADLGVTGAVAAVAATGSVVIDAAVAGGRGASLLPTVHLCLVPVARLVATPADVLRALGGTRPPSALVLVTGPSRTGDIEQLLTLGVHGPVAVHVVLVGA; encoded by the coding sequence GTGACGGTGGCCGGACCGGCCGAGACCGGCGACCGGGAGGCGTTCCTCGCCCGCCTGCGGGGCCGGCTGGCCGGCGGCGTCCCGGCCAACCCGGTCCACCCGCTGCCGCCGCCGCTCACCGAGGTCCCGCCCGTCGTCCCCCGCGACCTCGACCGGGCCGACCTGGCCGGGACGTTCGAGCGGGCGGCGACGGCGGTCGCCGCCGTCGTCCACCGCGTCCCCGACGGCGGGCCGCCCCTCGACGTGCTGGCCGAGGTGGTCGCCGCCCACGGCGTCCGCCGGGCGGTGACGTCCGCCGAGCCCGAGGCGATCGCCGCCGGGGAGGCGCTGGCCGGGCTCCGCGTCGAGGTGGCCCCCTACGACCGGACGACCGGCGCCGCAGCCGACCTCGGGGTGACGGGGGCGGTCGCCGCCGTCGCCGCCACCGGATCGGTCGTGATCGACGCCGCCGTCGCCGGCGGCCGGGGCGCCAGCCTGCTGCCGACCGTCCACCTGTGCCTCGTCCCGGTCGCCCGCCTGGTGGCGACGCCGGCCGACGTCCTCCGCGCGCTCGGCGGCACCCGCCCGCCGTCGGCCCTCGTGCTCGTCACCGGCCCGAGCCGCACCGGCGACATCGAGCAGCTGCTCACCCTCGGCGTGCACGGCCCGGTCGCCGTCCACGTCGTCCTCGTCGGCGCCTGA
- a CDS encoding PLP-dependent aminotransferase family protein, translating into MAPPEQDLVARLGDWTRGTGPLYARLADAIGRLVDSGVLAPGTLLPPERRLAPLLHVSRTTVVAAYDRLKRTGRLVSRQGSGTRVAPNVGGPVGASAVVDRGPNDVFRSLLADPDATIDLSAACPPVSPVVVEALATIDPRDLVALTSSHGYQPAGLPALRQAVADHLTATGLATTADEVIVTTGAQQAISLVASLFVRPGDAVLVEEATYPGALDAFRAAGARLVAVPLDEGGLRVDAVADLVDRAQPRLLYTVPTYQNPTASVMDSPRRRSLARLASAAGVPIVEDTAIADLHLSGPVPPPPIAAFDGDAVLCVGSLGKVLWGGLRVGWVRAPEATVARLARLRAVADLGGPLLSQAIGARLVPRIDEAVRHRTEHLLKSRDRLAAELSALLPEWTFRVPDGGTVLWARLPAGDARSFAQVALRFGVAIVAGPALSPTGGFTDHVRIPFIAEPDALGEAVRRLAAAWRAYAPGVGTDFTSEPVLG; encoded by the coding sequence ATGGCACCACCGGAACAGGACCTCGTCGCCCGGCTCGGCGACTGGACCAGGGGCACCGGCCCGCTGTACGCCCGCCTGGCCGACGCCATCGGGCGCCTGGTCGACAGCGGCGTGCTCGCACCCGGCACCCTGCTCCCGCCGGAGCGCCGCCTCGCCCCCCTCCTCCACGTCAGCCGCACGACCGTCGTCGCCGCCTACGACCGCCTGAAGCGGACCGGCCGGCTGGTCAGCCGCCAGGGCAGCGGCACGAGGGTGGCCCCCAACGTGGGCGGTCCCGTCGGCGCTTCCGCGGTGGTCGACCGGGGCCCCAACGACGTGTTCCGCAGCCTGCTCGCCGACCCGGACGCCACCATCGACCTCAGCGCCGCCTGCCCGCCAGTCTCGCCGGTGGTCGTGGAGGCGCTGGCGACCATCGACCCGCGAGACCTCGTCGCCCTCACCTCGAGCCACGGCTACCAGCCGGCCGGGCTGCCGGCCCTCCGCCAGGCCGTCGCCGACCACCTCACCGCCACCGGCCTCGCCACGACGGCCGACGAGGTCATCGTCACGACCGGCGCCCAGCAGGCCATCTCGCTCGTCGCCTCGCTGTTCGTCCGCCCGGGCGACGCCGTGCTCGTGGAGGAGGCGACCTACCCGGGCGCGCTCGACGCCTTCCGGGCCGCCGGCGCCCGCCTCGTCGCCGTCCCCCTGGACGAGGGCGGCCTGCGGGTCGACGCCGTCGCCGACCTGGTGGACCGGGCCCAGCCCCGCCTGCTGTACACGGTGCCGACCTACCAGAACCCGACGGCCTCGGTAATGGACTCCCCCCGCCGCCGGTCGCTGGCCCGATTGGCATCGGCCGCCGGGGTGCCGATCGTCGAGGACACCGCCATCGCCGACCTCCATCTGTCCGGGCCGGTGCCCCCGCCGCCGATCGCCGCCTTCGACGGCGACGCCGTCCTCTGCGTCGGCTCCCTCGGCAAGGTGCTGTGGGGCGGCCTGCGGGTCGGCTGGGTGCGGGCGCCCGAGGCGACCGTCGCCCGCCTCGCCCGCCTCCGGGCCGTCGCCGACCTGGGCGGCCCGCTGCTCAGCCAGGCGATCGGCGCCCGCCTCGTCCCCCGCATCGACGAGGCCGTGCGCCACCGCACCGAGCACCTGCTGAAGTCGCGCGACCGCCTGGCCGCCGAGCTGTCGGCCCTGCTCCCCGAGTGGACGTTCCGCGTCCCGGACGGCGGCACCGTGCTGTGGGCCAGGCTGCCGGCCGGCGACGCCCGGTCGTTCGCCCAGGTGGCGCTGCGCTTCGGCGTCGCCATCGTCGCCGGCCCGGCGCTCTCGCCCACCGGCGGGTTCACCGACCACGTGCGGATCCCGTTCATCGCCGAGCCCGACGCGCTGGGCGAGGCCGTCCGCCGGCTGGCGGCGGCGTGGCGGGCCTACGCGCCCGGCGTCGGCACCGACTTCACGTCCGAGCCCGTCCTCGGCTGA
- a CDS encoding PhoH family protein, translating into MTDLLDAPAAPGDGLAARTRVVLDTSVLISDPEALTAFPDADGVIPLVVIEELDQHKTRMDDVGRAARAVLRSIEELRVANGGDIREPVAVPGGGTLRIETNGLHVAEVAAQGLDPAKADNRILAAALGQAAAGPVTVVSNDAALRIKAAQLGLRAIEHHRRRAHPGARPTGWRTVEVAPEVVDDVYAGGVDADDAGVAMGADQYAVLRAGSQSALVRRRGRRLTPLLRTPEAWGLRPRSKEQQFALDLLLDPEVAVVALDGVAGTGKTVLALAAGLDQVVEQATYDKVAVYRPVVPVGKAELGFLPGSLDEKLHPWMTAVTDALVALTERRSHADARAILEELTSREKLTLEAVTFLRGRSLQGTYVLVDEAQNLEPTTLKTILTRVGDGTKVVFTGDTSQIDAPYLSEHNNAVSVLIDAFAGERCFGHVRLVHCERSDVASLAADRL; encoded by the coding sequence GTGACCGATCTGCTCGACGCTCCCGCGGCCCCCGGCGACGGCCTGGCCGCCCGCACCAGGGTCGTGCTCGACACGTCGGTGCTGATCTCGGACCCGGAGGCCCTCACCGCCTTCCCCGACGCCGACGGCGTCATCCCGCTCGTCGTGATCGAGGAGCTGGACCAGCACAAGACCCGCATGGACGACGTCGGCCGGGCGGCGAGGGCCGTCCTGCGCTCGATCGAGGAGCTGCGGGTGGCCAACGGCGGCGACATCCGGGAGCCGGTGGCCGTCCCCGGCGGCGGCACCCTCCGCATCGAGACCAACGGCCTGCACGTGGCCGAGGTCGCCGCCCAGGGGCTCGACCCCGCCAAGGCCGACAACCGCATCCTCGCCGCCGCCCTGGGCCAGGCGGCGGCCGGGCCGGTCACGGTCGTGTCCAACGACGCCGCCCTGCGCATCAAGGCGGCGCAGCTCGGGCTGCGGGCCATCGAGCACCACCGCCGGCGGGCCCATCCCGGCGCCCGGCCCACGGGGTGGCGCACGGTCGAGGTCGCCCCCGAGGTGGTGGACGACGTGTACGCCGGCGGGGTGGACGCGGACGACGCCGGCGTGGCCATGGGCGCCGACCAGTACGCCGTGCTGCGGGCCGGCAGCCAGTCGGCCCTCGTCCGGCGGCGGGGCCGGCGGCTGACCCCGCTGCTGCGGACGCCGGAGGCGTGGGGCCTGCGCCCCCGGTCGAAGGAGCAGCAGTTCGCCCTCGACCTCCTCCTCGACCCCGAGGTGGCGGTCGTCGCCCTCGACGGCGTGGCCGGCACCGGCAAGACGGTGCTGGCGCTGGCCGCCGGCCTCGACCAGGTGGTCGAGCAGGCGACCTACGACAAGGTCGCCGTGTACCGGCCGGTCGTCCCCGTCGGCAAGGCCGAGCTCGGCTTCCTGCCCGGCAGCCTGGACGAGAAGCTGCACCCGTGGATGACGGCGGTGACCGACGCCCTCGTGGCGCTCACCGAGCGCCGCAGCCACGCCGACGCCCGGGCCATCCTCGAGGAGCTGACCTCCCGGGAGAAGCTGACCCTCGAGGCGGTGACGTTCCTGCGGGGCCGGTCGCTCCAGGGCACCTACGTGCTCGTCGACGAGGCCCAGAACCTGGAGCCGACGACCCTGAAGACCATCCTCACCCGGGTGGGCGACGGGACGAAGGTCGTGTTCACCGGCGACACCAGCCAGATCGACGCGCCCTACCTCTCCGAGCACAACAACGCCGTGTCGGTGCTGATCGACGCGTTCGCCGGGGAGCGCTGCTTCGGCCACGTCCGCCTCGTGCACTGCGAGCGGTCGGACGTCGCCTCGCTGGCCGCCGACCGCCTCTGA
- a CDS encoding WhiB family transcriptional regulator translates to MILGKCQGHTRLFFPPLAERPQARVRREAKARRICDSCPVVVECRWYARLNREYGYWGGENEEERAAAGYSVPSPIGGRSRRGSFGATASA, encoded by the coding sequence ATGATCCTCGGAAAGTGCCAGGGCCATACCCGCCTGTTCTTCCCTCCACTCGCCGAACGTCCCCAGGCGAGGGTGCGCCGTGAGGCCAAGGCGCGGCGCATCTGCGACTCGTGCCCCGTGGTCGTCGAGTGCCGCTGGTACGCCCGGCTGAACCGGGAGTACGGCTACTGGGGCGGCGAGAACGAGGAGGAGCGGGCGGCCGCCGGCTACTCGGTGCCGTCGCCCATCGGCGGCCGTTCCCGCCGCGGCTCGTTCGGGGCCACCGCGTCGGCCTGA
- a CDS encoding serine protease — protein sequence MGCPTDPTRRRRRRPLAALAGLAVALAAAGCVAPPPPGEDALPAAVDVRAESVARLAEQATVRVRNRVCEGLATGSGVVIGDGMLVTNRHVVEGAGELQVSTWDGRTFDVGVASTATRADLAVARVEGDLPPAIVPADDDPRPGSAVSAVGYPLGSQLAFSDGEVVDYQAGAHYGEESEVLRVTAQLRPGNSGGPLVDEQGRLVGVVFAVESSTDLGLAIPVSALQALLADDGAFAEIDPADC from the coding sequence GTGGGCTGCCCGACTGACCCGACCCGCCGCCGGCGCCGCCGCCCGCTCGCCGCGCTGGCCGGGCTGGCGGTGGCCCTCGCCGCCGCCGGGTGCGTGGCGCCGCCGCCGCCCGGCGAGGACGCGCTGCCGGCCGCCGTCGACGTGCGGGCCGAGTCCGTCGCCCGCCTCGCCGAGCAGGCGACCGTGCGGGTCCGCAACCGGGTGTGCGAGGGGCTGGCCACCGGGTCGGGGGTCGTCATCGGCGACGGCATGCTCGTCACCAACCGCCACGTGGTCGAGGGCGCCGGGGAGCTCCAGGTGAGCACGTGGGACGGGCGCACCTTCGACGTCGGCGTGGCGTCCACCGCCACCCGGGCCGACCTGGCCGTCGCCCGCGTGGAGGGCGACCTGCCGCCGGCCATCGTCCCCGCCGACGACGACCCCCGCCCGGGCTCGGCCGTCAGCGCCGTCGGCTACCCGCTCGGGTCCCAGCTCGCCTTCTCCGACGGGGAGGTCGTCGACTACCAGGCCGGCGCCCACTACGGCGAGGAGTCCGAGGTGCTGCGGGTGACGGCCCAGCTCCGGCCCGGGAACTCGGGCGGTCCGCTCGTGGACGAGCAGGGGCGGCTGGTCGGCGTGGTGTTCGCCGTGGAGTCGAGCACCGACCTCGGGCTCGCCATCCCGGTGAGCGCGCTCCAGGCGCTGCTGGCCGACGACGGCGCCTTCGCCGAGATCGACCCGGCCGACTGCTAG
- a CDS encoding cystathionine gamma-synthase: protein MDRERDWDFETRAIHAGQRPDPTTGAVVTPVYLTSTYAQDAVGEHRGYEYSRSGNPTRTALEDCLTDLEGARHGFAFASGLAGEDAVLRTLAPGDHVVLGNDVYGGTYRMVTRVFGPAGVPCTTADLTDFSALAAAWRDETRMVWVESPTNPLLGIVDIAAVAAFAHERGARCVVDNTFATPYLQRPLELGADVVVHSTTKYLGGHSDVVGGFVATDDDELAERIGFFQFAIGAVPGPLDCFLVLRGVKTLPVRMDRACANARVVAEALAAHPAVEQVLWPGLPTHPGHDVAVKQMSDFGAMVSFTTKGGEEAAVAAAGGTRVFTLAESLGAVESLIEHPGRMTHLSTAGSSIEVPANLVRLSVGIESAADLVVDLLRALDGA from the coding sequence GTGGACCGGGAACGGGACTGGGACTTCGAGACGAGGGCGATCCACGCCGGCCAGCGGCCGGACCCGACGACGGGTGCCGTCGTCACGCCCGTGTACCTGACCTCGACGTACGCGCAGGACGCGGTCGGCGAGCACCGCGGGTACGAGTACAGCCGCAGCGGCAACCCGACGAGGACGGCGCTCGAGGACTGCCTCACCGACCTCGAGGGCGCCCGCCACGGGTTCGCCTTCGCCAGCGGCCTGGCCGGCGAGGACGCCGTGCTCCGCACGCTCGCCCCCGGCGACCACGTCGTGCTCGGCAACGACGTGTACGGCGGCACCTACCGCATGGTCACCCGGGTGTTCGGTCCGGCCGGCGTCCCGTGCACGACCGCCGACCTCACCGACTTCTCGGCGCTGGCGGCCGCCTGGCGGGACGAGACCCGCATGGTGTGGGTCGAGTCGCCCACCAACCCGCTCCTCGGCATCGTCGACATCGCCGCCGTCGCCGCGTTCGCCCACGAGCGGGGCGCCCGCTGCGTGGTCGACAACACGTTCGCCACCCCGTACCTCCAGCGCCCGCTCGAGCTCGGCGCCGACGTCGTCGTCCACTCCACCACGAAGTACCTGGGCGGGCACTCGGACGTGGTCGGCGGGTTCGTGGCCACCGACGACGACGAGCTCGCCGAGCGCATCGGCTTCTTCCAGTTCGCCATCGGCGCCGTGCCCGGGCCGCTCGACTGCTTCCTCGTCCTCCGCGGCGTGAAGACCCTCCCCGTGCGGATGGACCGGGCCTGCGCCAACGCCCGCGTCGTCGCCGAGGCCCTGGCCGCCCATCCGGCGGTCGAGCAGGTGCTGTGGCCGGGCCTGCCGACCCATCCCGGCCACGACGTGGCGGTCAAGCAGATGAGCGACTTCGGGGCGATGGTGTCGTTCACCACCAAGGGCGGCGAGGAGGCGGCCGTCGCCGCCGCCGGCGGCACCCGGGTGTTCACCCTGGCCGAGTCGCTCGGCGCCGTCGAGTCCCTCATCGAGCACCCGGGCCGGATGACGCACCTCTCCACGGCCGGGTCGTCGATCGAGGTGCCCGCCAACCTCGTCCGCCTGTCGGTCGGCATCGAGTCGGCCGCCGACCTCGTCGTCGACCTCCTTCGCGCCCTCGACGGGGCCTAG
- a CDS encoding cystathionine beta-synthase, whose product MLVVVEDAVVPERLLARARHVVRGSGAEPPPELVADVRTHLPRDVGVIGPPGADARWATALHRAGLPVTLHTDAPPATGIPGVDVRPVTDPGPAMDAADSLLDLIGETPLVRLDRMARDLSCHLLAKLEMMNPGGSVKERPAVAMVDAAERAGLLKPGGTIVEPTSGNTGVGLAIVAARRRYRCIFVMPDKISQDKVSLLRAYGAEVIVCPTTVAPEHPDSYYSVSNRLAEEIPGAYKPDQYHNPENPAAHVASTGPEIWRQTAGRITHFVTSIGTGGTITGVSRYLKSQNPDIQIVGADPEGSVYSGGSGRPYLVEGIGEDFWPTTYDPSAVDRVVMVSDRDSFLTARRITREEGILVGGSCGTAVWAALEVGRDLGPDDVVVVLFPDSGRGYLSKLYNDAWMADFGFLRSGGQTAGDVLSRKENRLPALVHVHPDEPVRAAISLLREYEVSQLPVVKAEPPLAVAEVVGAVQDVDLMDKAFNQPGLLDRPVAEAMGPPLPTVGAGEPVEVAVEALERASAVLVLDAGHPVGVLTRHDVLDFLAHRQG is encoded by the coding sequence ATGCTCGTCGTCGTCGAGGACGCCGTCGTCCCCGAGCGACTCCTCGCCAGGGCCCGCCACGTCGTCCGCGGCTCGGGCGCGGAGCCGCCGCCCGAGCTGGTCGCCGACGTGCGCACCCACCTGCCCCGCGACGTCGGCGTGATCGGCCCGCCCGGCGCCGACGCCCGGTGGGCGACGGCCCTCCACCGGGCCGGCCTGCCGGTCACCCTGCACACCGACGCGCCGCCCGCCACGGGGATCCCCGGCGTCGACGTGCGGCCCGTCACCGACCCGGGCCCGGCGATGGACGCGGCCGACTCCCTCCTCGACCTGATCGGGGAGACGCCCCTCGTCCGCCTCGACCGCATGGCCCGCGACCTGTCCTGCCACCTGCTCGCCAAGCTCGAGATGATGAACCCGGGCGGCAGCGTGAAGGAGCGGCCGGCGGTGGCCATGGTCGACGCCGCCGAGCGGGCCGGGCTGCTGAAGCCGGGGGGCACCATCGTCGAGCCGACCTCGGGCAACACCGGCGTGGGCCTCGCCATCGTCGCCGCCCGCCGCCGCTACCGCTGCATCTTCGTCATGCCCGACAAGATCAGCCAGGACAAGGTCTCGCTGCTGCGGGCCTACGGCGCCGAGGTGATCGTCTGCCCGACGACCGTCGCCCCCGAGCACCCCGACTCCTACTACTCGGTCTCGAACCGCCTGGCCGAGGAGATCCCGGGCGCCTACAAGCCCGACCAGTACCACAACCCGGAGAACCCGGCAGCCCACGTGGCGTCGACCGGGCCGGAGATCTGGCGGCAGACCGCCGGCCGGATCACCCACTTCGTCACGAGCATCGGCACCGGCGGCACGATCACCGGCGTCTCCCGCTACCTGAAGTCCCAGAACCCCGACATCCAGATCGTCGGCGCCGACCCCGAGGGCTCGGTGTACTCGGGCGGGTCGGGGCGGCCCTACCTGGTCGAGGGCATCGGCGAGGACTTCTGGCCGACGACCTACGACCCGTCCGCCGTCGACCGCGTCGTCATGGTGAGCGACCGCGACTCGTTCCTGACGGCGCGGCGCATCACCAGGGAGGAGGGGATCCTCGTCGGCGGCTCGTGCGGCACGGCCGTGTGGGCGGCGCTCGAGGTCGGGCGCGACCTCGGCCCCGACGACGTGGTCGTCGTCCTCTTCCCCGACTCCGGCCGGGGCTACCTGTCCAAGCTCTACAACGACGCCTGGATGGCCGACTTCGGCTTCCTCCGCTCCGGCGGCCAGACGGCCGGCGACGTCCTCTCCCGCAAGGAGAACCGCCTGCCCGCCCTCGTCCACGTCCACCCCGACGAGCCCGTCAGGGCCGCCATCTCCCTCCTCCGGGAGTACGAGGTGTCCCAGCTCCCGGTCGTGAAGGCCGAGCCGCCGCTGGCCGTCGCCGAGGTCGTCGGGGCCGTGCAGGACGTCGACCTCATGGACAAGGCCTTCAACCAGCCCGGCCTCCTCGACCGGCCGGTCGCCGAGGCGATGGGCCCGCCGCTCCCCACCGTCGGCGCCGGCGAGCCCGTCGAGGTGGCGGTCGAGGCGCTCGAGCGGGCGTCGGCCGTGCTCGTGCTCGACGCCGGCCACCCGGTCGGGGTGCTCACCCGCCACGACGTCCTGGACTTCCTGGCCCACCGGCAGGGGTAG
- a CDS encoding HD domain-containing protein — protein MPGAPLALTDRFFDAVRWAGELHRHQSRNTTAVPYLAHLLAVCALVLEDDGDEDEAIAALLHDAVEDAGGAPVLAEIERRYGPAVAAVVEACSDTDRTPKPPWRERKAAFLGRLADGDLPPGTLRVVAADKLHNAWSLLAAVRAEGDRALDHFNAGAADQRWYHRTVAEVIARRHPGRLADELSAVVAELDEALGHADDDAGRRSCHTSPA, from the coding sequence GTGCCCGGCGCTCCCCTCGCCCTGACGGACCGGTTCTTCGACGCCGTCCGCTGGGCCGGCGAGCTCCACCGCCACCAGTCCCGCAACACCACCGCCGTGCCCTACCTGGCCCACCTCCTCGCCGTGTGCGCGCTCGTCCTCGAGGACGACGGCGACGAGGACGAGGCGATCGCCGCCCTGCTCCACGACGCCGTCGAGGACGCCGGCGGCGCACCGGTCCTGGCGGAGATCGAGCGGCGCTACGGCCCCGCCGTCGCCGCCGTCGTCGAGGCGTGCAGCGACACCGACCGGACGCCGAAGCCGCCGTGGCGGGAGCGCAAGGCCGCCTTCCTGGGGCGACTCGCCGACGGCGACCTCCCACCCGGCACCCTCCGGGTCGTCGCCGCCGACAAGCTCCACAACGCGTGGTCGCTCCTCGCCGCCGTACGGGCCGAGGGCGACCGGGCGCTCGACCACTTCAACGCCGGTGCCGCCGACCAGCGCTGGTACCACCGGACCGTCGCCGAGGTGATCGCCCGCCGCCATCCCGGCCGCCTGGCCGACGAGCTGTCGGCGGTCGTGGCCGAGCTGGACGAGGCCCTGGGCCACGCCGACGACGACGCCGGCCGGCGTTCCTGTCACACGTCCCCGGCATGA